In Erigeron canadensis isolate Cc75 chromosome 1, C_canadensis_v1, whole genome shotgun sequence, a single window of DNA contains:
- the LOC122585100 gene encoding LOW QUALITY PROTEIN: 6-hydroxynicotinate 3-monooxygenase (The sequence of the model RefSeq protein was modified relative to this genomic sequence to represent the inferred CDS: deleted 1 base in 1 codon), producing MNVRKWEMSREEGKKRRGKAVVVGGSISGLCTAHALLSAGWQVVVLEKTTSPPTGSPTGAGLGLDPLSVTILGSWLPQPQLHLFTLPLTIDQNHATDSEKKTSRVLTRDMNFNFRAAYWSDLHSLLYNALPPDILFWGHLFQSFCLIDDKKSVKVQSKVLQTGKMVEVVGDLLVAADGCLSSIRKTFLPDLKLRYSGYCAWRGVLDLSHDENSEIYVALQKVYDDMGKSLYFDLASGTHSVFYELLNKRINWIWYVNQPEPQLKGTSVTMKVSNDMIKKMQEEAEQVWVPELVRAIKATKEPFLNVIYDCDPLEQIVWDHVILVGDAAHPTTPHGLRSTNMSILDAAVLGQCLAKYGVENLSKGLKEYESIRVPTTSRQVLHSRRLGRIKQGLVLPDRNIFDPKTGTPKECRELQQKYMPAFNDIPSCLSAIAKREYYSNL from the exons ATGAATGTGCGGAAGTGGGAAATGAGTAGGGAGGAGGGTAAGAAGAGGAGGGGGAAAGCGGTGGTGGTGGGAGGGAGCATATCAGGACTATGCACCGCCCATGCCCTGCTGTCAGCTGGGTGGCAAGTGGTGGTCCTTGAAAAAACCACATCTCCACCAACAGGAAGCCCAACT GGGGCCGGCTTAGGGCTTGATCCTTTATCGGTAACCATTCTCGGTTCATGGCTCCCTCAACCTCAACTTCATCTTTTTACCTTGCCCCTCACTATTGATCag AATCACGCTACTGACTCAGAGAAGAAGACCAGTCGTGTTTTGACAAGAGACATGAACTTCAATTTCAGGGCTGCATATTGGTCTGACCTCCACAGTCTCTTATACAATGCACTACCTCCGGATATACTCTTTTGGGGTCATCTTTTTCAGtctttttgtttaattgatGACAAAAAATCTGTTAAGGTTCAAAGTAAAGTTCTTCAAACAGGCAAAATGGTTGAGGTTGTAGGTGATCTGTTAGTGGCAGCAGATGGTTGTCTATCTTCTATTCGCAAGACATTTCTCCCTGATCTTAAATTAAG GTACTCGGGTTACTGTGCTTGGAGAGGGGTGTTGGATTTGTCTCATGATGAAAATTCAGAAATTTATGTTGCCCTGCAAAAGGTATATGACGATATGGGGAAGAGCCTATACTTTGACTTGGCCTCTGGAACTCATAGTGTATTTTACGAGCTTTTGAACAAAAGGATCAATTGGATCTGGTACGTGAATCAACCGGAGCCACAACTAAAG GGGACATCCGTTACTATGAAAGTAAGCAACGATATGATCAAGAAAATGCAAGAGGAAGCAGAGCAGGTTTGGGTGCCTGAACTAGTAAGAGCCATAAAAGCAACCAAAGAACCATTCTTGAATGTCATATATGATTGTGATCCCTTAGAGCAGATTGTATGGGACCATGTGATACTTGTTGGAGATGCAGCCCACCCAACAACGCCACATGGTCTACGAAGCACAAACATGTCTATATTGGATGCAGCGGTTTTAGGTCAATGTCTGGCGAAATATGGAGTTGAAAACTTAAGCAAGGGTTTAAAAGAATACGAGTCTATTCGAGTGCCCACCACCTCAAGGCAGGTTCTACATTCAAGAAGGCTGGGTCGGATCAAACAGGGTCTGGTTTTGCCTGATAGGAACATTTTTGATCCAAAAACTGGCACTCCAAAAGAATGCAGAGAACTTCAACAGAAATATATGCCTGCATTTAACGACATCCCTTCTTGTTTGAGTGCGATAGCTAAAAGAGAATATTACTCCAACCTATAA